From a region of the Zingiber officinale cultivar Zhangliang chromosome 4B, Zo_v1.1, whole genome shotgun sequence genome:
- the LOC121977421 gene encoding uncharacterized protein LOC121977421 — protein sequence MGTLVGHVAPGFGFLVIGLWHLFNHVRLHSVRPGSYASLPWFPAGGRLRHLELYLIAFGSLASISMELVIGPAKHQPFDDDGSIPSDHLHNFEHAAISLALLVYSAFGVALDRLRAPLRGELTMLLAAAAFAQQLLVFHLHSADHMGVEGQYHWLLQTVIAVSLATTLLGLARPRSFLLGFVRSASIAFQGLWFVVMGFMLWTPSLISKGCFMNLEEGHRVVRCHTTEALDRAKSLVNLQFSWFTTAFLVFCILFYLLVSKAYPEEPRYLPVVKEEGSQEEEEEEGMDLESQKLMESPSFDHMGKRLINAMELER from the coding sequence ATGGGGACTCTGGTTGGTCATGTGGCGCCGGGTTTTGGGTTTTTGGTTATTGGCCTGTGGCACCTCTTCAACCATGTGCGGCTCCACTCGGTGCGCCCCGGCTCCTACGCCTCCCTCCCCTGGTTCCCCGCCGGCGGCAGGCTCCGCCACCTGGAGCTGTATCTCATCGCCTTCGGCAGCCTGGCTTCCATCTCCATGGAACTGGTCATCGGCCCGGCGAAGCACCAGCCCTTCGACGACGACGGCTCCATCCCCTCCGACCACCTCCACAACTTCGAGCACGCCGCCATCTCCCTCGCGCTGCTAGTCTACTCTGCCTTCGGCGTCGCCCTCGACCGCCTCCGGGCGCCGCTGCGCGGCGAGCTGACGATGCTGCTGGCGGCCGCCGCCTTCGCGCAGCAGCTGCTCGTGTTCCACCTCCACTCCGCGGACCACATGGGCGTGGAAGGGCAGTACCACTGGCTGCTGCAGACCGTCATCGCCGTCTCGCTGGCCACTACTCTGCTCGGCCTCGCCCGCCCGAGGAGCTTCCTGCTCGGCTTCGTGAGGTCCGCCAGCATCGCGTTCCAGGGGTTGTGGTTCGTGGTCATGGGCTTCATGCTGTGGACGCCGAGCCTCATCTCCAAGGGCTGCTTCATGAACCTGGAGGAGGGCCACCGAGTGGTGCGCTGCCACACCACCGAGGCGCTTGACCGCGCCAAGTCCCTGGTCAACCTCCAGTTCAGCTGGTTCACGACCGCCTTCCTCGTCTTCTGCATCCTCTTCTACTTGCTCGTCTCCAAGGCCTACCCGGAGGAGCCACGCTACCTTCCCGTAGTCAAAGAAGAAGGATcgcaagaggaggaggaagaggagggcaTGGACTTGGAATCCCAGAAGCTGATGGAATCTCCGAGCTTTGATCATATGGGAAAAAGACTCATCAACGCCATGGAGCTCGAGAGGTGA